TTCAATTAATTAAAGTTCCTACACCTACTGGCCAATATGTTTATAGTCTTCCTAATGATAGAAAATATCACCCTTTAGAAAAATTAGGCCGTTATTTAATGGATTCATTTGTAAACATAGATGGTACGGAAAATTTATTAGTACTTAAAACTTTGCCTGGTAATGCTCAGTCAATTGGTGCCATTCTTGATCAAATTGCATGGGAAGAGGTATTAGGGACGATATGTGGCGATGATACTTGTTTAATTATATGTCGTGATGCAGAAGCTAGTGAAAATATCAAAACGAGAATATTTAATTTATTATAGTTTTAGGGAAGTGATACAAGTATGTTACAGACCTTATCAATTAAACAGTTTGCAATAATTGACGAACTTGAAATTAATTTTAGCGAAGGCTTAACTGTACTTAGCGGTGAAACAGGCGCTGGTAAATCAATAATAATTGATGCAATAGGTCAACTTATTGGTATAAGGGCCTCTTCAGATTTTGTAAGACATGGTGAGAAAAAAGCGATTATCGAAGGTATATTTGATATAGACAATAGTAAAGAAGCAATTACAATTCTTGAAGATTTATCGATAGACACTACGGAAGATTTTCTTATCGTAAAACGTGAGATTTTCAGTACTGGTAAAAGCATGTGTCGCATAAATAATCAAATTGTAACATTACAAGATTTAAGAAAAGTTATGCAAGAATTGTTAGATATACATGGTCAACACGAGACACAAACACTTTTAAAGCAAAAATATCATTTACAATTATTAGATAATTATGCAGAAGGTCGTTATGAAAAATTATTAACCAACTACACCGAAACGTTTCAAGCCTATAAAACTAAGAAAAAAGAATTAGCAGAGTTAGAAAATGCCGACCAAGCATTACTTCAACGTTT
The genomic region above belongs to Staphylococcus durrellii and contains:
- the ahrC gene encoding transcriptional regulator AhrC/ArgR, yielding MAKKSVRHIKIREIISNEKIETQDELVKRLNEYELNVTQATVSRDIKELQLIKVPTPTGQYVYSLPNDRKYHPLEKLGRYLMDSFVNIDGTENLLVLKTLPGNAQSIGAILDQIAWEEVLGTICGDDTCLIICRDAEASENIKTRIFNLL